Genomic DNA from Sporosarcina sp. ANT_H38:
GACAACATATCAGCATCTTGAGATTCGTAAGGTGAAAGTGCGATTGAACTATCCCTTTCCTTCAACCCTAAAGTTTCTAATCGCTGTCGATTGTTCAACTGTTTTTTCATAAAGTTCAGCATCCGTAAGTTCGTCACTTTGAGCTCTTGAGTCAAATCGAATCCGATCATCTGTACAGTTTCAGCGAGTGCACCTTTCAATGCCCGGTCTGCTGAATTATTGACGAAGACAGACGGGTTGTATGCCTCTTTGAAGAAATCGCCGAAACGTAAAAATACACGTTGTAAAATGTAATAAACCAGTTCACTTAATTCATCGTGTGTCGCTTTTGTGAGCACTTGCGTAAAGTTATGTGCGAAATGTTGACGCACTTCCCCTTCAAGTTTGTTCAATTCGTTCAATCTTTCTGCCTTACGTGTTCGATTGGTTTCTGTTCGGGTAATAAGTGAAGAAAGTCGTTCAATTGTTTTTAACGCCTCTTCTTCGAGTGCCTGAACAGCGAGTCCTTTCAGATCATGCTCAAGGAAATGATGGAATTCTTCTTCAAAAGGTGCCATAAACGGATCCAACCGATTACCTATTTTTGCCTCGAGTGCCTGTAAACTTGAAATCCCATGAACTCTAGGATTGCGGATGCCAAATTTCCGAAGTTCATCTCCGACAAATGTTTTGACAGCATCCGCCTCTTCCTCATCAGAAGCAAGATCAATTGCATTGACGACAAAAAACATCTTATCAAGCTCGAATGCATCCTTAACCCGCCCAAGCTGAACAAGGAACTCCCTGTCTGCCCTCGCGAATGCATGATTGTAATACGTGATAAAAAGAATCGCATCGGCATTTCTGATATATTCAAACGCGACATCGGTATGACGTGCATTAATGGAGTCAGCACCCGGTGTATCAACGAGGGTGATCCCTTTTCTAGTTAGTGCGCAATCGTAGTAGAAGTCGATTGACTCGACGAAACAGCTTCGATCTTCTTCTGCAACAAATTTAATAAATTCTTCCTGCTTAACCTTGATAATTGTACCGAGCGCTTCACGATAAAAAGGATATCCTCTTTTAAATGCAGCAATAAATGCTTTATGAATATGGAGGCTTTCATCCGTCAATTCTGCATGAAGTGCATCATCTGCTTGTTGGAAAGCGTCAGACAATGATGTCACAACGACACCCAGTGCTTCAAATGAACGGACAACATCTTCCACCATCCGTTCTTCTGTCTTCAATAGAATGTCGGCTGTTTTATCTTCTTTCCCTACCGAAATTGGACGTATCCGATTGATGGCCGCAGTCGTTGGATTTGGAGAAACCGGTAAGACATTTTCACCAATTAACGCATTGGAAAAAGATGATTTCCCTGCACTGAACGCTCCGAATAATGCAACTGTGAATTCTTGTCCATCAAGTCGGCCAGCTTTTTTTCGAAGGTAGTCGGCTGTTTCTAGAAAACCTGGAATCGCTTCAACCGAATTCGCGATATGAATTGCCTTCTTAACCACTGATTTCGAATCTGAAGTAATTAGTTCTGGCTGAACTTGTTCAATTTCCACAGCGGTATCTGGATTTCTCTCTGGGCTAAGTACTTCTTCCGTTTCTTTAAATTCAACAAGTGGTATCGTTTTCTGTACTTTCCACTGTTGAAGAAGTGCATCGACTTGCGTCGTCGAACCAACAATTTCATTTTCAAGATTTGCCAATAGTACTTCCACCTCAGCAACTTGTTGGATTGCATGCAATTTCTCATCCAATCGGTACACTTTTTGCTCAAGAATACCAGTGTTGTTATTCCCTGCTGCTAATGCAATTTGGGACATCGAATGTTTCCAACCCTCGGTCATTCGCCGAAATGCAGCTAAAATCGTTGTTCTCATGCGTTCAGAATAGTTGAGAACAGTGTCGCCAGTTATGACATCAGATACATTGAATTCTTTTTCTATATCAGAAAATGGTATTGTTAAATTGATTTCATCAATCGCGAGTGATTGCTCATCCGTTAAGATGCCCGCTTCTTTAAGCGATTTTTTCATAAGTGTCTTCAGATGGACCTCAATTTGAGCATGCACAAGTTTACCCATATTGTCAGCAAGCGCTTCTTTCCTCCGTGCCTTTTCTTCTGCCGTCTTTTTCGCACCAAACAGAAGTCCAACTTTAAATCTGGACGTCAATGATTCTAAATAGTTTTTCAGCAATTCACGTGTTTCATATGGTGTAATTGCAGCACTCTGCAATAGGTCATTTCGTTCCTTTTCAAATGTTGAAGAAAACGTATCGCCCGAGAGAAGCTTCAACATTTTTTTGGATTCTAAAGCCTCTTCTTTTAGTTCATCTTGCTTAGTCCATTCATCTCCTGAAACAATTTCGGAGAACGTATTTTTTCGTTCCACAATTTCGTCTGCTAAATATTGACTATGCTCATCTTTCAGTTTCACTAAAGTCTGCTTAGCATTGTCGATGAATCGCTCTTGCCAATTTTCCATTGAACCATCAACGATCGCTTTGACGTCACTAAAATCATTATGCGGATGCATTAAATCCTTTAATGAAGTATAAAAAATCCCTTTTGGTTCGACACCCCATACTTTAAAAGAATCCTCAACCGACTTTTGGAAATCTACAAACGGCAACTCACTGTCACGGTGTTTATCAATTTGATTGATAATCAAATAAACGTTGTCATTGTAACGCATCAATTCTTTCGTGAAACGGAAATTCATTTCCGATTGCACATGATTATAATCCATTGTATAAAAAACGAGATCAGCAAGATGGAGCGCGGATTCTGTCGAAAGTCGGTGAGCATCGTCTGTTGAATCCACACCTGGCGTATCCATAACGGTGATTCCCTCTGGTAACTGGGATTCTGTATGACCGATTTCAACGAGTGAAACTGCAGCCCCGTCCTTACTGAACGACTTGACTGCAGCCGGAAATCCGTGCCCAC
This window encodes:
- a CDS encoding dynamin family protein, which produces MPELDNLLQQAATYSLIFEKNDDEDRFKKTALFAKKLIDKEYTIGFAGHFSAGKSSMINALTGHDLLPSSPIPTSANIVKVRKTESDFAIIHHTDGTAVRYGGHGFPAAVKSFSKDGAAVSLVEIGHTESQLPEGITVMDTPGVDSTDDAHRLSTESALHLADLVFYTMDYNHVQSEMNFRFTKELMRYNDNVYLIINQIDKHRDSELPFVDFQKSVEDSFKVWGVEPKGIFYTSLKDLMHPHNDFSDVKAIVDGSMENWQERFIDNAKQTLVKLKDEHSQYLADEIVERKNTFSEIVSGDEWTKQDELKEEALESKKMLKLLSGDTFSSTFEKERNDLLQSAAITPYETRELLKNYLESLTSRFKVGLLFGAKKTAEEKARRKEALADNMGKLVHAQIEVHLKTLMKKSLKEAGILTDEQSLAIDEINLTIPFSDIEKEFNVSDVITGDTVLNYSERMRTTILAAFRRMTEGWKHSMSQIALAAGNNNTGILEQKVYRLDEKLHAIQQVAEVEVLLANLENEIVGSTTQVDALLQQWKVQKTIPLVEFKETEEVLSPERNPDTAVEIEQVQPELITSDSKSVVKKAIHIANSVEAIPGFLETADYLRKKAGRLDGQEFTVALFGAFSAGKSSFSNALIGENVLPVSPNPTTAAINRIRPISVGKEDKTADILLKTEERMVEDVVRSFEALGVVVTSLSDAFQQADDALHAELTDESLHIHKAFIAAFKRGYPFYREALGTIIKVKQEEFIKFVAEEDRSCFVESIDFYYDCALTRKGITLVDTPGADSINARHTDVAFEYIRNADAILFITYYNHAFARADREFLVQLGRVKDAFELDKMFFVVNAIDLASDEEEADAVKTFVGDELRKFGIRNPRVHGISSLQALEAKIGNRLDPFMAPFEEEFHHFLEHDLKGLAVQALEEEALKTIERLSSLITRTETNRTRKAERLNELNKLEGEVRQHFAHNFTQVLTKATHDELSELVYYILQRVFLRFGDFFKEAYNPSVFVNNSADRALKGALAETVQMIGFDLTQELKVTNLRMLNFMKKQLNNRQRLETLGLKERDSSIALSPYESQDADMLSFGTPYADPSNYGSVNRLFKNQKAFFEKGERDVLKARLEELLKQDASTYLGKEKELLEKWADQWIDSEAEGLRQHLLKESLNQIASERTLLQGTEQLGVWRKVYDQLQAEELV